In Nocardia higoensis, the DNA window CAGGAATTCGAACATCGAAAAAGTCCTCCTCTATCGGTTCACCCATCAGCCTGGCCTGTGAACCTGACAGGAGGCTGTGCACACCGGGTAGTTGTTCTCGGAATCACATAACTCGGTATCGGAGTGCGAGCAGTCCGAGTCGATGTGCGGTGAACGTGGCGGTTCTCGCATCCGAGCCCCGGACGCGCACTGGGCCTCGGGCATTCCGGAGAAATGACTTGGCGATCGCGACGGCGCCACCGATGCTGTCCCGCATGACGCGCACGAATATTTCCTCGGAATCGGAATTCGAAGACCTGGTCGGCTATTCGCGAGCCGTGCGGCTCGGGAATTCTGTCGCCGTGAGCGGTACCACCGCCGCTGCCCCCGGGAAGCGTTGCGCCGCATCGCCATCGCGCTGGAGCAGGCGCTACGCCGAGGCCGCCGCCGCGCACGCCGAGGTGTTCGGCACGATCCGCCCGGCCGCCTCGATGTACGAGGTGCGTGCCTTGATCACTCCCGCACTGCTGGTGGAGATCGAAGCCGACGCCGTGGTGACCGAGTGAATCCGGTCGCCCGATAAGCTCGCGGAGGTGACCAGCGCCGCACCGGACCATACACCCCACGCCCTGCTCGACCAGGTCGCGAAGGGCACCACACATCTGCTCGACACCGTCCGCGGTCTCGGCGACGACGACTTACGCGCACCATCCCTGCTGCCCGGCTGGACCCGAGGCCATGTGGTCGCCCACCTCGCCCGCAATGCCGACAGTCTGGTCAATCTGCTGATCTGGGCCCGCACCGGCGTCGAGATCGCTCAGTACCCCAGCGCGTACCTGCGCGACGCCGATATCGAGGCAGGCGCGCCCCGCCCCGCCGAACAGCTACTACTCGACCTGTCCGCCGCGGTCGAGCGATGGTCCGCACTGGCCACGACAGCTCCCACCGAGACCTGGTCGGCCACCGTGCGCACCCGCCAGGGCACCCCTGTCCCCGCGTCCGCAATCGCCCGGATGCGCCTGCTGGAAGTCGAGATCCACCACGTCGACCTCGGCGCCTCCTACACCCCCGCCGACTGGCACCCGGCCTTCGTCACCGACGAACTCCCCCGGGTCGCCGCCGACATCACCACCGGGCTGCCCTCGGGGACTCCGGCCTTCGCTCTCGAAGCCACCGACACCGACTTCCGAGCGACCATCGGCCTCGGGGAGCCCGGCCACACCATCACCGGCCCCTCGGCCCAGCTACTCGGCTGGCTGATCGGCCGCTCCTCCGGTAGCGAACTCAGCGGCGCCCTGCCGGACCTGCCCGCCTGGCGCTGATCCGCGCCAGGCAACGAACGATCGCTATCGTCATCGCGGTGTACGGCCTTCGAACTGGCCCCACACGCCAGATGCACGACATGTGTCGGCTCGTCCGCCGATCTCGAGTGTGGACGGCGCCGGGCAGGCGATCGTCGCCCTGCGCGAAGGACGGCCCTGCCGAGCCCGGTCGGCAGGCACCACGGTCGCCCTGCCCGCCACCGCGAACGCGTTTGCGAGGTGGTGCGGCGCTGCACCGCAGCTGATCACCACATCGCTCAGGTCCAGATCGGTATGCGGCTGTCCGGGCAACCACTGTCGACGGCGCCCCGCGGGCGAACGCGTGCTGATCGGACGGCCGGTTCGCAGCGACCTACCGGCGCTGTGCTCAGGTGAAGCGCGCGACGACGCCCGCGTCGGTGGCGAAGCCGAGGAAGAGTTCGTTCTCATGCGGATCGCCGATGGTGACCCGGACACCGTCGACCCCG includes these proteins:
- a CDS encoding maleylpyruvate isomerase family mycothiol-dependent enzyme, whose amino-acid sequence is MTSAAPDHTPHALLDQVAKGTTHLLDTVRGLGDDDLRAPSLLPGWTRGHVVAHLARNADSLVNLLIWARTGVEIAQYPSAYLRDADIEAGAPRPAEQLLLDLSAAVERWSALATTAPTETWSATVRTRQGTPVPASAIARMRLLEVEIHHVDLGASYTPADWHPAFVTDELPRVAADITTGLPSGTPAFALEATDTDFRATIGLGEPGHTITGPSAQLLGWLIGRSSGSELSGALPDLPAWR
- a CDS encoding RidA family protein; this translates as MTRTNISSESEFEDLVGYSRAVRLGNSVAVSGTTAAAPGKRCAASPSRWSRRYAEAAAAHAEVFGTIRPAASMYEVRALITPALLVEIEADAVVTE